CTTCCCGCTCAAGGATGACCCCAACAACCGCAACATCCGCCTGGCGCCGTCGCTGCCGCCGGTGGAGGAGCTCGAGGTCGCCATGGACGGGGTGGCCACGTGCGTGCTGCTCGCGGCCGTCGAGAAGCTCGGGGCGTGATCTCCTGAACATCGAGGAGACGCTCTACTGGGTCGACCAGTTCATCCCCGGTGAGCTGGCGCTGAAGGAGCTCGGGCAGCTGCACGTCGCGGTGACCGATCTCGGTGAGGGGCAGCGGTTGGGCTGCACCGTTGATTTCGCGGTCGTCGATACGGGGCTGGAGACGGCCGACGAGGCCCTGCCGGTACGTTCGGAGCTGCTCGCCGTCGCGACGGCGGGGGAGCAGCAGATCATCGACGTCCTGGCGGCCGCCGCCACCATGCTTATCGACGCCGCCGGGGTCCTCCCCGCACAGCCCGGCACGATGCTGCCGAACCTTGCGGAGAAGGCCGGACTCAGTGACGTTAGCGTCGCCCACGGCCTGTTCGTCCCGCCGTACCTGTGGGGCGGGCAGGTGCCGCGCATGACCGAGGAGGGCCGGCTGACGGTGCTCCTGCAGCTGGTGATGCTCACCGACGCGGAACACGCCTTCGCGGTGGAGGAGGGCGTGGGGGCCCTCCAGCAGGAACTGGGGTCCGCGGGGATCGATCTCCTGGATTGGCAGCGCTGAATCCACGGGTAGGCTGATGCCCGTGGCTCTCTACCGGAAGTACCGTCCCGCCTCCTTCGCTGAACTCGTCGGCCAGGAGCAGGTGACGCGACCGTTGTCCGTCGCCCTCGACTCGGGACGCATCAACCACGCCTACCTCTTCTCCGGCCCGCGTGGCTGTGGAAAGACCTCGTCGGCGCGCATCCTCGCCCGCTCCCTCAACTGCATCGAGGGGCCCACCTCGAACCCGTGCGGCGTGTGCCCGTCGTGTGTGTCGCTGGCCCCGGGCGGGTCCGGCAACCTCGACGTCACGGAGCTCGACGCCGCCTCCCACCGCGGCGTGGAGGACATGCGGGAGCTGCGGGAGTCCGCGTACTTCGCCCCCGCCGAGTCCCGCTACCGCGTCTTCATCATCGACGAGGCGCACATGATCACCCGCGAGGGGTCGAACGCGCTGCTCAAGATAGTGGAGGAGCCGCCGGAGCACCTCATCTTCATCTTCGCCACCACGGAGCCGGAGAAGGTCATCGGCACGATCCGGTCGCGCACCCACCACTACCCGTTCCGGTTGCTCACCCCGCTGGCCATGCGCGGGCTGCTCGAGCGCACCGTCGCTGCCGAGGGCGTGCCCGTCGAGGACTCGGTCTACCCGCTGGTCATCCGCGCCGGCGGCGGATCGCCGCGTGACTCCCTGTCCATCCTCGACCAGCTCATCGCCGGTACCGGGGAGCAGGGGCTGACCTATGATCTGGCCCTCCCGTTGTTGGGGGTCACCGATCTCTCCCTCATCGACGCCACCGTGGACGCACTCGCCGCAGGTGACCGCGCCGCCCTGTTCCAGACCGTCGACGACGTCATCGAGGCCGGCCACGACCCCCGCCGCTTCGTCGAGGACCTCCTCGACCGCCTCCGCGACCTCATGATCCTCCAGGCGGTCCCCGAGGCGCTCGACCTCGGACTCGTCGACGCCCCCACCGACCGCGCCGACATCCTCCGCGACGAGGCCGCGAACTTCACCGCCGCCCAGCTCGCCCACCTGTCCACCACCGTCAACGAGCGCATCGCCGACATGCGTGGCGCCACCTCCCCGCGCCTGCTCCTGGAGATCCTCTGCGCCCACCTGCTCCTGCCCGCCCAGCCGGTCCAGGGCGCGGGGGTCGCCCACGCCGGTGCCCAGGCCGCCGCGGTGGCACAGCCGGCCCCCGCCGCCACCCCGGAGCAGGGTGTGGACCAGCAGCCCCGCCGCGTCTTCGAGCGCCCCTCCGTCCGCCGCGCCCGGGAGGAGGCCGAACAGCAGGCCGCCCAGCCGGAGCGGAAGCCGGACCCGGTTCAGCCGGAGGAGCCGGAGAAGCAGGCACCCGTGGCTCCACCCCGCGCACCGGAGCCGACCCCCGAACCGGAGAAGCAGCCCGAGCCGGTGCGCGCAGAGGAACCGACGCCCACGCCGACCCCCGAGCCCACCCGGGGGCCGACGGAATCGGCCGCCGATCCCGTGGAGACCATCCGCGCCCGGTGGTCCCAGGTCCGCGCCCGCATCAGCGAGAAGAACAAGATCGCCGGCATCATGCTCGCCGAGGCCCGGGTCCTCGGCCTGCGGGACGACACGCTCATCCTCGGCCACAACACCGGCGCGCTGGCGGAGCGGTTGAACGAGGAGTCGAAGAACCGCGACATTGCCGCCGTGATCTCCGAGGAGGCGGGGCGCAGCCTCAAGGTGCACTGTGTCATCGGCACGGATCCCTCCGCGGCCGGGTTCGACGCCCCCGCGCCGAAGCAGCCCGCCTGGAATCCGCAGCGCCAGGCCGACGGCGGCCAGGAATCCCGGGATGAGCCGGAGCCCACCGAGGAGCCCGAGAGTCCGGCCCCCACGCCTGATCCCGCACCCCCGGCCACCGCTGGCTGGGGTACGCCGCGCCCGCTCGGCGGTTCGGCGCCTGAGGCCGCGCCTGAGCCGCAGACGGAGAAGCGGCCGGAGGCGGCGCAGCAGCCGGAACAGCCGGCCCAGCAGCCGGCCCGGAAACCCTGGGAACAGGCCGTGGAACGCGGCCGGGCGAAGATGGCCGAGCGGGCCGCCCGGCCCCAGTTCGACAACGGCGTTCCCCTGCCGCCGGAACCAGAGGAGGAGTTCGCCGCACCGCCGGAGGACCACCACCCGGCGCCGCGCCGCCAGATGACTCCGCCGGCACCGCAGCCGGCCCCCGCCCCCACTCCGCCGCAGGCGGAACCGACACCCGATCCGGAGGCCTCCCGCAGGGAGGAGGAGAAGATGATGGCGGAGGAGGCGCAGCAGCCGGGGACGTTCGACCGTCGAGACGCGACGACCATCGCGGTGGAACTGCTGACGCAGGAGCTCGGCGCACGCAAGCTGTGAGTCGGTACACTTGGCCCGGTAATTCACAGACGATGAAAGGCACGCCATGACTCAGCCGGATATGTCCCAGATCCTCGCCCAGGCCCAGGAGATGCAGGCCAAGCTGCAGCAGGCCCAGGAGGAGATCCTCGCCACCGCCATCACCGGCGAAGCCGGCAACGGCCTGGTGAAGGTCACCATGACCGGTGGCGGCGAGGTCACCAACGTC
Above is a window of Corynebacterium suedekumii DNA encoding:
- a CDS encoding YbaB/EbfC family nucleoid-associated protein; the encoded protein is MTQPDMSQILAQAQEMQAKLQQAQEEILATAITGEAGNGLVKVTMTGGGEVTNVTIDPKVVDPEDVETLQDLVTGAFQDAHQKAGDLAVEKMGPLSQGGGDPFGGMLG
- a CDS encoding DNA polymerase III subunit gamma and tau, encoding MALYRKYRPASFAELVGQEQVTRPLSVALDSGRINHAYLFSGPRGCGKTSSARILARSLNCIEGPTSNPCGVCPSCVSLAPGGSGNLDVTELDAASHRGVEDMRELRESAYFAPAESRYRVFIIDEAHMITREGSNALLKIVEEPPEHLIFIFATTEPEKVIGTIRSRTHHYPFRLLTPLAMRGLLERTVAAEGVPVEDSVYPLVIRAGGGSPRDSLSILDQLIAGTGEQGLTYDLALPLLGVTDLSLIDATVDALAAGDRAALFQTVDDVIEAGHDPRRFVEDLLDRLRDLMILQAVPEALDLGLVDAPTDRADILRDEAANFTAAQLAHLSTTVNERIADMRGATSPRLLLEILCAHLLLPAQPVQGAGVAHAGAQAAAVAQPAPAATPEQGVDQQPRRVFERPSVRRAREEAEQQAAQPERKPDPVQPEEPEKQAPVAPPRAPEPTPEPEKQPEPVRAEEPTPTPTPEPTRGPTESAADPVETIRARWSQVRARISEKNKIAGIMLAEARVLGLRDDTLILGHNTGALAERLNEESKNRDIAAVISEEAGRSLKVHCVIGTDPSAAGFDAPAPKQPAWNPQRQADGGQESRDEPEPTEEPESPAPTPDPAPPATAGWGTPRPLGGSAPEAAPEPQTEKRPEAAQQPEQPAQQPARKPWEQAVERGRAKMAERAARPQFDNGVPLPPEPEEEFAAPPEDHHPAPRRQMTPPAPQPAPAPTPPQAEPTPDPEASRREEEKMMAEEAQQPGTFDRRDATTIAVELLTQELGARKL
- a CDS encoding suppressor of fused domain protein; this translates as MTDLGEGQRLGCTVDFAVVDTGLETADEALPVRSELLAVATAGEQQIIDVLAAAATMLIDAAGVLPAQPGTMLPNLAEKAGLSDVSVAHGLFVPPYLWGGQVPRMTEEGRLTVLLQLVMLTDAEHAFAVEEGVGALQQELGSAGIDLLDWQR